The Priestia koreensis genomic interval ACTCAACGTTATCAACTTTATGAGGTGAGAAGCGGATAATTGTGCGGTCTGCACCGATTGCATCAATCACTTCTTTAATAACCTCTTTCATAAATGTTAAGCGACCTGCAAGGTCTCCGCCGTATTCATCTGTACGCTTATTTGAAACGTCAGAAGCAAACTGATCAATTAAATAGCCATGTGCTCCGTGAATTTCAACACCGTCAAAACCAGCTTCGATTGCATTCTTCGCAGCTGCTGCGTAGAGAGACACAACCTCTTTAATGCGACCAATCGTCATTTCTTCCGGCTTATCGTATGGTTTACGGAAGCGCGGAACAAGTGCATCTACTTGAATTTCAGTTGGTGCTTCAGGAGCAGACCCTTTGATAAGTTCATGATGAGATAAGCGACCTACGTGCCAGATTTGAGCAACAATTGTGCCTCCTTCTTCGTGAACGGCGTCCGTCACACGTTTCCACGCATGAATTTGCTCACGAGAATATAATCCAGGAACGCCAGGGTTTCCTTTTCCGCGAGGAGTCACGACAACCCCTTCACTAATAATTAAGCCAATTCCATCTTTCGCGCGCTTGCGGTAATACTCAACGATTTGGTCATTCACTACTCCTGTATTATCATCTGCAAAAGAGCGTGTCATTGGTGCCATCGCTGTACGAGTTTTCAAATTAAATGCGCCGATTTTAGTTGGTTCAAATAATTTATTGTATTTTGTCATCGTTTCTCTCCCCTTTTCTATAAGTAAGTGTTGCCTATTCTATCAAGGAGAATCTAATCTTTCAATTCATTTGCTTACCGAACCTTTTAACATCACAATCAACCCCTCATCTCACTCGCCTTTCATACTGAAAGAAACGTTCCTCACACTAAGGATTGGAGCGAAAGATGCGAAGACTCCTACGGGATTAGCGAGTCAGGTGAGATCCCGCAGGAAACGAAGTGACGAGGAAGCTCAGCGCTCGCCCCGTGGAAAGCGAAGCAATCTGTAGCGAAGATCCCCAACTCATCGTTGGACTAAATACTCCTACAAAAAGAGAGATGAATGGAGGCACATTAGTTAAAGAAGAACCATTCCTCACACCAAGGATTGTAGCGGAGGATGCGACACTCCTGCAGGATTAGCAGGCCAGATGAGATCCCGCAGGAAGCAAAGCGACGAGGAAGCTCAGCGGCTGCCCTGCGGAAAGGGAGCAATCTGTAGCGGAAATCCCAACTCATCGTTCTACCAAACGTTCCCCTATCCAGAAGCAGGGAAAATAACTATTGTTCCCACAAAAAAAAGACGCTTAAAAAAGCGCCTTTTTTACTCTGCCTTATTTTCTTCTACCGGATGTTCTACTCCAATTGGCAAATAATAGTCACAGTGATCACCCGGCTCTTTCTTGGCTAAAATACTGACTGCACTAGGCTTTCCATTCACTAAAAAACAGCTGTACAGCACATCGACTGCTTTCAACCCCTCGGTCGTTTTTACTTCATGACTCGGAAGATCCACTTGCTTTTGATACACACATTGCTTTTTGATTTCCTTCCCTATCCAACCCTCACCATCTTTTGCACCTATCTGGCCCGCTCCACTCTCTCGGCTGAATAAATCCTTTGCCACATACTTTACGTTGTTTTTCTTAAAATAATCCTCTTCCATATAGGTCGGCACAAAATAACGTGCAATCCACGTATGTTCCTTTTTTGTAAAATAAGGATGTGTTTCCTCATGCAGTCCCCAAATCAGCGCCTGAACAGCATTTGATTGCAGCAGAAAAGCTGAAGGCGGATTAATAATTCCGAGCACACCATTCTCTACAAAGTTCATTACCATATGCTCCATTTTCCCTACGCTAGAAGTAGATGTACTAAACTGATTACGCTGAAGCAAAATATCCACGTAATCGCCCTTAGGATCGTATAAACCTGCTTTAAATAACACTTCTTTATTTCCAGAAAGCGACTGCTCAATTAAGCGTAGATCTGAAAACGGCAAATATTGCGCTTCTGTATTCGCTACTTTCATCAAATATTGAGTCGTTAAGTAATCTTCAAGACTTTTTTCATACGATGTGAATACAATATTTGCATTCCTTGCCTTTCCTACATACCCTTTGGTGTAAGAGATGGCGCTACGCAGCGCTTTTTGTAAATCCTCTTCTAGCCCCTCATTTGGATTCAGTACATTAAAATGGCTACACACATCCCCATTAACTGAAAAGCTCTCTTTTATTAAAAGTGGTGTATTAGCATGTAGCGTAAGTAGCTTCACGCTGCGTTTATTCACAGCAAACTCCATACGCGACACCACCGTTTCCATCGCGATTGTTTGAAGACGAATGTAAGAAAGCATTTCCTTTTGAAAACCTAAACGCAGCAACGTTTCATCATCTAAATGTCTCATGAGCCTAGCCGTCTTAAAGAAAATATGGCCTACCCTTCCCGTTGCTAAACGAATTTTGTCAATTTGTGCTTTTGGTTCTACTTTAATATCATATAGAGCATATTCTTGATTGCATAAATCTGGCCAAAAATCCTGTATTCCTTCATAAAATTGTTGTCGCTTTTCTTTGTGCCGATGATCCATGTTCTCCCCCCAAATAACCATTTTTTCAGATCCTTCTGCATCCCGTGCAAGTCACAATGACATCAATATCAATAAGCTTATGATGAGATGAGGAACGGTCTGGATAATGGATCGCTCCGATATAAATTCTCTACTCTATTTGTATAATACGTATCGATTTCACAGGTGACACTTAATTTCGCAAATTGCGCCAGGCTTCTGTGAATAGGATAAGAAATAAACACGTTTTTTGAGGGGACTTCATTGCTTTTATTCATGCAAAAAAAGCTGACCCGCTCGCACGCGGGTCAGCTCCTTACTTTTATTCTTCTATACGTTGATGATATCCGCCGTTGTAAGGATTAAACTCATAATAAATAGCGTCCTGTCCTGTATTTACCTTCAATACATATAAGTATTGACCGTCTTCTCTGTGAGGAAGCTCTAGCAACTTTCGTTTGCTAAACTGCTCTGGGAAAACCTTCTCGCGCTGTGAAATAATCTCACGCGCTTCACCATATGTATAAAGTGGCACATCTCTCACGTATGCTGTTGGAACGATTAGTAGCCCGATAATTTCTACGGTTAAAATGCTACGCCGAACAACTTTGGACATTCGCGGTCGAAATTTCATCAAACAACAAACTACTACCATGATTATGATAAGTGGAATTAAATACAGAGCTACTGGTGGAACATTCGCGTAGACAGGGCTATTTACCACTACATAAGCAATCTCGAATAAAGTAATAATGAAAATAATTACGTACATCATAAGTGAATCACACCTTCACTAAATTCCCCTATCCATTTTATTAAATTACCACGCAATTTATAAGCTTGTCTATGATATTTTTACGCTTTCCTAAAATAAATTCCTTCTGCCCTCTATTACCTGTGCAAATGAACGGCTTCATTCCCCTTTCTTTGCTACATCATCCATTTTGATTAGTTGCTAAAAGGCTTTTAACGGATCGTGACAGCCGATGTTATCCGTTACTTTCTTGGCTAATCAGCTGTTTTTGTATAACATAGTAGCACGACAATAACACGATTTGCGTAACAATATAAATTCCAAATGAGTAATAAAGCTTGTACCCCATTTGATAATGATACACGCCGCACTTTAATCCGAACCATTCCATTAGCATACTAAAAAACGACCATACGAAAATGTAAATTGGCGCATTACTCAGCTTAAGCTGCCAACGCGCCCATATGTATAAAAAGAAATAAGCAAACGGTCCGTACATCACGTAGGACAAAAAATCCATAAACTGAAAAACAGAACGATCGTTAACGTCATAAAAATTAAATGGTTGAACAGAAATGGTATGATCAAAGAAAAAACCAATAAATGCTCCTATAGCGAGATACGTGATCGTTTCAGCTTTTAAGAAATACTTAGGCAACGACCAAACAAGCGCGTAAGACACAATGGAAAGGATGATAACAAACCATTCATTCGCATTAAAATGCGTATCATACGTAATCATACTTACGCCTCCTTTTTTTCAACTCGCTCAAACCACCGTGCCAAGTAAATTCCCGCTATCATGTAAAGAAAGATGGTTCCTAGTGAGTACCATGTGCTCCATTTTATATACGTTAAGATGTCCATATATTGTGCAAGTAAATCTTCTAGTACGAGCACTCCTTCACCAAGACACATAATCCAAAACCGCTTCGTTTTTGAGCCAGCATCCACATACTTGTTAATAATAAACAGAAAGCTTAAAGGAATAATAAAATTCCGATATAAAACGAGTGCTAAAAATGCCTCATAATCTGTGTTAACTTCCAACAACTTTAAATCTAACCCAAGAATCGTAATCACGTTCATTGTAAGCATGGAGAAGACGCAAAACAAAAAGAAATTATTTAGCAAAGATAATGTTTTTGAACATCTTACCCAGCAGATAATCGCTACCCATGAAAGAACTGTATACAAGAAAAAAGTCATGCCAATTTGCCGTCCCTGTCCTAAATTTTATCGTACTTTAGTTTATGTTAATCCAGGTCACGTATTCATTTCAGGCATAAACCCTCCCACAATAGCAAATGAATAATAGAGAAACCGCTTTTTTTCTTCCTTACTACCGCAAGATTATGGTTCATTTTTGGCATTTAAACATATTTGAACCATATTTCAATGTTAGAATGGGAACATCGTTCGCTTTAAAAAGAAAAGTTATTGATAAACTTCTTTCCTTTTTGAAGTAGTATGGTAATATAAATATTATTTGCCTTAATATGCCAAGGTTTGAGAAGATTCGACATTAATAGAGGTGCTAAACGAAAATGACAAATGAAAGACGAACCAGAAGAAAGAAAAAGAAACGATTTAGAAGAATAGTTCTACCCATACTGTTATTATTAATACTAATTATTGGCGGATGCTCCGTGTTTCAATTCTACCAGGGGAAATCGCAAGCTGGAGATGGCTTTAAGTCAGATGGAAATTTAACCTTCAACGGAAAAGCGCCTAATATTGATAACATAAACGTACTATTGCTTGGAAGTGACTCTCGTGGAGAAAAACACGCGCGTACAGACTCAATCATGATTGCTCACTACAATGGAAAAACGAACACACCAAAGGTCGTATCCATCATGCGCGATACGTATGTCGATATTCCGGGTCACGGAAAAAATAAAATTAACGCTGCTTATGCGTTTGGCGGTCCAGAACTTCTACGCCAAACGATCAAAGAAAACTTTGACATTGATATCCAATACTATGCAATCGTTGATTTTAAAGGATTTGAAAAAATGGTCGATATTGTTGCACCGGATGGAATTGAAGTAGACATTCCGTACAAAATGTCGCACGGCCTTGGTTTAACCCTATACCCTGGTAAACAAAAACTCCACGGTAAAGAGCTACTAGGCTATGTTCGTTTCCGTCATGACCGCGAAAGTGACTTCGGCCGCGTCCGTCGTCAACAAGAAGTCATCGGTAAATTAAAAGAAGAGGCGATCAGCGTCTCAAGTATCGTTAAATTACCGAAGTTGTTAGGAACAATGGATCCATATTTAGATAGTAACGTTCCAAACATGACCTTATTGTCAATCGGAAAAGACTTTATTACGAAACAAGCGGGTAAAATTGAGACACTTCGTATTCCGGTAGACGGAAGCTATGAAGATGCACGTTATGAAAATGCAGGATCTGTTCTCAAAATTGATCTTGATAAAAACCAAGAAGCGATGCAAGACTTTTTATCCCAAAAACCATCCAATCAAAAAACGAATAAGAATGAATAAAAAAACTGGGCTCTCGGCCCAGTTTTTTTTAGTGAATATCTTTCTTTTTGAATCGCCCTCCGCGAACTTCTGCGATATTTGATACGGCAAGAAACGCATTTGGATCGTGATCTTCTACAAGCGATTTTAATTTTGCTTCTTCGAGTCGTGTAATGACACAAAATACTACTTTTTTGTCATCTCCCGTATAAGCACCCTCTCCGTTCAGATAGGTTACTCCACGACCAAGTCGAGCCATAATCGCTTCACCAATATCCTGATAGGCATCACTAATGATCCATGCAGATTTTGACTCATCTAGCCCTTGTACGACTACATCAATCGTCTTGTAGGCAATGAAGTAGGCAATTAAGGAATACATTGCACGGTCCCATGTGTACACGAATCCTGCTGCACTTAAAATGAACAGGTTCATAAACATGATGATTTCGCCAACGGAAAACGGCAGCTTCTTATTGAACAAAATCGCTAAAATTTCCGTTCCATCTAATGATCCTCCATAGCGAATAACGATCCCTACTCCGACCCCTAGTGCGATTCCTCCAAAGACTGTCGCAAGCAACGTATCTTGTGTTACGCCCGGCACGTCGTGAAGCAGAACGGTACTGACAGATAATACAACGATCCCATATAAAGTGGAAAATGCAAAAGTCTTTCCGATTTGTTTGTAGCCGAGGAAAAAGAACGGTAGGTTAAGTAAGAAGAGGAAAATTCCTAGACTTAGTCCTGTAATATGTGACAGCATAATTGAAATTCCGGTAATTCCGCCATCAATAACATTGTTCGGCACAAGGAAAACTTCTAGCCCCAATGCCATGAGTATCGCCCCAAACGTAATAAAGATCGTTCGTTTTAAAACGGCGCTTTTAGGTAATTTTCGGTGTACAGACTGTACGTGTGCATCTTGTTTTTTTTGCGCTAATTCCATGCGCATCCCTCCCTTTCCGTAATAAACTAGCTGTCATCTGCCTTCGTTGTCCATTGCTTCCTTCCGAACCCGTGCTGTTCAGATGACCTCTACTTCCCTCCCATCTTCGTTTATCTTATTTATGTATATGTCTAGTATACATGAACTTTCCTATAACCGTCACCTCATACGCACTACTGTACGAATAGATTTCACATCAAAATCCCGTAAATTCGCTTTATACTGGACAAACGAGCACATTTTTTCATTTTTTCCTCAAAGCGAATACCATGTTATATTCATTCAAAAATATGTATCGAAAAAGCCCATTTTTTGCATACTTTTCAAGTAGCTATCTGTTTATACCTAACAGCTCCCACTCCCCTCTTTTTGATTACGAGGCAAGAATTGTGCAAAAGGTATATATAGTATGTTTTTTTAAAAAAGAGATTCTTATTCCATGTTTTTAATGAAAATCGTTTATAATGGAAAATGATGTCGAAAGAAAGTAGGGATTCTAAATGAAAAAAATCATCGCATTGGCCATGATGCTTATGGTCATTTTTGCTTTGGCCGCCTGCTCCAATACAGATGACGGCAAAAAGCGACTAGATGAATATGTCAGCCTGTGGAACAAGCAGGATTTTGATCAGATGTATTCGTACTTATCCACAAAGTCAAAAAAACAAATTTCGAAAAAAGAGTTTGTAGACCGCTATAAGCGAATTTACAGCGGCGTGGATGTAAAAGATCTTTCCGTAAAAGTGACGTCGAAAAAAGATGTAAAAGAAAAAGATGGAGAGCTACCGCTTAAGGTTGATGTAAATATGCAAACAGCGGGTGGTGAGGTCTCCTTTTCTCAAAACGTAGACGTGATAAACGAAAAACAACAGGATGATGAGAACTGGTATGTGAACTGGTCTCCTTCTCTGATCTTCCCATCCCTTACAAAGGATGATAAAGTTCGTGTGGAAACATTAAAAGCGAAACGCGGAGATATTCTTGACCGTGATAATCGCGCCCTAGCGACTGATGGAACTGCTGCACGCATTGGCATTATTCCAGGGAAATTAGGAGATCAAAAAGAGCAAACCGTAACTGCTCTTAGTCAACAGCTCGGACTCTCTTCTGAGTGGATTAACCAGCAGCTCAGTCAAAAATGGGCAAAAGAAGATTCCTTTGTACCGTTAAAAACAGTACCGCTTGACAATCAAAGTCTCTTAAATAAAGTCACAAAATTGCAAGGAGTGCTAACAGATCAAATCAACGCACGCGTATATCCTTGCGGAGAAGCGTGTTCGCATATCGTAGGTTATACGGGTTCAATCACAGCAGATGTGCTAAAGGAAAAAGAAAAAGATGGCTACAATGCACAGTCTACGATCGGGCGTGCAGGTATGGAGAAAGCATATGAAGATAAGCTCCGTGCGGTTGATGGAGCAGTCATCTATTTACAAGATGCTCGTGGTAATCGAAAGAAAGAAATCGCTCGAAAAGATGCGAAAAACGGGCAAAACATTAAGCTTACAATCGATGTAGACACCCAAATTGCGATGTACGACCAGTTAAAAACGGAAACAGGCGTTGGCGTAGCCGTTCAACCTAAAACAGGTGAAGTGATTGGCTTGGTCAGCGCACCATCGTTTGACTCAAATGATTTTGCACTCGGTATCTCCTCAAAAGATTATGAGGCGCTTGAAAATGATCCGAAAAAACCATTAATTAACCGAATTACAAGCAAGTTCTCACCTGGCTCAACGATGAAAATGGTAACGTCAGCGCTTATTTTAGATAATCAAACGATTAAGCCTAATGAAAAATTAAAAATTGACGGCCCGTGGCAAAAAGATGAAAGCTGGGGTAAATTCCATGTAAATCGTGTAGGCAGTATGCCCGCAGTGGACTTGCGTGATGCGCTCGTAACCTCTGACAACATTTATTTTGCAGAAACAGCTGTCAAGCTAGGACTTACAAAGTACGAAGAAGGTGCCAAAAAATTCGGCTTCGGTGAATCGCTACCGATTGAATATCCAGCCTTTAAAAAATCACAGCTTTCCAACAGCGGCTCTCTAGGTTCTGAAATTGATTTAGCGAATTCTGCTTACGGTCAAGCGCAAGTCTTAGTAAACCCACTTCACTTAGCCATGATGTACACGTCATTAGTGAACGATGGGAATATCATCAAACCGACGCTTTTAGCCAATAGCAAAGACGGTGAAGTTTGGAAGAAGCAAGCGATGTCTCCTGAAACAGCGTCCATTATTAAGCAGGACCTCATTCAAGTAGTTGAAGCACCAAATGGGACGGGGCACGCAGCCAAACTGCCAAACATAACGCTTGCAGCTAAAACTGGTACAGCAGAATTAAAAGAAGAACAAGGAACACGCGGAAAAGAAAACGGTTGGTTTGTAGCCGTTAATACCGATAATCCTCGCCTTCTCGTAGCTATGATGGTGGCAGATGTTAAAAAAGGCGGAAGTCATTACGTTGTACCAAAGGTCAAATCGATTTTTGAACAGTATTTTGCCAATAATAAATGATCAAAAAAGAAACTGGACCTCGCTCCAGTTTCTTTTTTATTGTCATATTTTTGTTGAATTTTCGCACATATATGACATTTGTCATATATGTACTATTACATGTATGACTTAAAGCGGTTTCTTTTTTCTTCTATACTACTATTAACACGTTTAGAGGAGATATAATAATGACTATTCAACAGCAAAAAAATTTACGAAAAGACATGGCTCCTTACGAAAAAGCGAATACAAAACAAAGCGTTCAGCAGCTCATAAACACGATCTTACCCTTTATGGCTCTTTGGTTTCTCGCCTATAAAAGTTTAGAGGTTTCTTACGTACTTACCCTTTTACTAGCAATCATAGCGGGCGGATTCCTCGTTCGGATTTTTATTATTTTTCATGATTGCTGTCACTACTCGTTTTTTAAGAAACGCTCACATAATAAAATACTCGGAACGATTACAGGTGTACTAACACTGTTTCCTTTTCACCAATGGGGACATGATCATTCTGTTCATCACGCAACAAGTGGAAATTTAGATAAACGCGGTGTAGGCGATATGTGGATTCTTACCGTTCAAGAATATAAAGACGCTTCTCTTTGGACAAAATTACGCTATCGTATGTACCGAAACCCAATCATCATGTTTGGTCTTGGCCCAATTTACGTCTTCCTTTTAAAGAATCGTTTTAACCGACGAGGTGCTAAGCGAGCAGAACGATTAAATACGTATGTAACAAACGTAGCAATCGTTGGCGTCGTAGCGCTTATGTGCTTACTTGTAGGATGGAAAGCATTTGTTCTTGTACAATTACCGATTTTTTGGATCTCAGGAGCAGCAGGCATTTGGTTGTTCTATGTACAGCACCAATTCGAAGATTCTTACTTTGAAGAAAATGACGAATGGGAATATGTAAAGGCAGCTGTTGAAGGAAGCTCTTTTTATAAGCTCCCAAAAGCACTGCAGTGGCTGACAGGGAACATTGGATACCAC includes:
- a CDS encoding penicillin-binding transpeptidase domain-containing protein; amino-acid sequence: MKKIIALAMMLMVIFALAACSNTDDGKKRLDEYVSLWNKQDFDQMYSYLSTKSKKQISKKEFVDRYKRIYSGVDVKDLSVKVTSKKDVKEKDGELPLKVDVNMQTAGGEVSFSQNVDVINEKQQDDENWYVNWSPSLIFPSLTKDDKVRVETLKAKRGDILDRDNRALATDGTAARIGIIPGKLGDQKEQTVTALSQQLGLSSEWINQQLSQKWAKEDSFVPLKTVPLDNQSLLNKVTKLQGVLTDQINARVYPCGEACSHIVGYTGSITADVLKEKEKDGYNAQSTIGRAGMEKAYEDKLRAVDGAVIYLQDARGNRKKEIARKDAKNGQNIKLTIDVDTQIAMYDQLKTETGVGVAVQPKTGEVIGLVSAPSFDSNDFALGISSKDYEALENDPKKPLINRITSKFSPGSTMKMVTSALILDNQTIKPNEKLKIDGPWQKDESWGKFHVNRVGSMPAVDLRDALVTSDNIYFAETAVKLGLTKYEEGAKKFGFGESLPIEYPAFKKSQLSNSGSLGSEIDLANSAYGQAQVLVNPLHLAMMYTSLVNDGNIIKPTLLANSKDGEVWKKQAMSPETASIIKQDLIQVVEAPNGTGHAAKLPNITLAAKTGTAELKEEQGTRGKENGWFVAVNTDNPRLLVAMMVADVKKGGSHYVVPKVKSIFEQYFANNK
- a CDS encoding alkene reductase, with amino-acid sequence MTKYNKLFEPTKIGAFNLKTRTAMAPMTRSFADDNTGVVNDQIVEYYRKRAKDGIGLIISEGVVVTPRGKGNPGVPGLYSREQIHAWKRVTDAVHEEGGTIVAQIWHVGRLSHHELIKGSAPEAPTEIQVDALVPRFRKPYDKPEEMTIGRIKEVVSLYAAAAKNAIEAGFDGVEIHGAHGYLIDQFASDVSNKRTDEYGGDLAGRLTFMKEVIKEVIDAIGADRTIIRFSPHKVDNVEYRWEDADAAIRTFTEAFKEVGVKIIHPSVLDFTEKFAGDQTIYDLARKYWDGPIIGVGSLTPDLAEEALEKGVIDVAAIGRPLISNPDYLEKVKNGEELVEYDAKTHLPELV
- a CDS encoding YitT family protein, which codes for MRMELAQKKQDAHVQSVHRKLPKSAVLKRTIFITFGAILMALGLEVFLVPNNVIDGGITGISIMLSHITGLSLGIFLFLLNLPFFFLGYKQIGKTFAFSTLYGIVVLSVSTVLLHDVPGVTQDTLLATVFGGIALGVGVGIVIRYGGSLDGTEILAILFNKKLPFSVGEIIMFMNLFILSAAGFVYTWDRAMYSLIAYFIAYKTIDVVVQGLDESKSAWIISDAYQDIGEAIMARLGRGVTYLNGEGAYTGDDKKVVFCVITRLEEAKLKSLVEDHDPNAFLAVSNIAEVRGGRFKKKDIH
- a CDS encoding glutathionylspermidine synthase family protein yields the protein MDHRHKEKRQQFYEGIQDFWPDLCNQEYALYDIKVEPKAQIDKIRLATGRVGHIFFKTARLMRHLDDETLLRLGFQKEMLSYIRLQTIAMETVVSRMEFAVNKRSVKLLTLHANTPLLIKESFSVNGDVCSHFNVLNPNEGLEEDLQKALRSAISYTKGYVGKARNANIVFTSYEKSLEDYLTTQYLMKVANTEAQYLPFSDLRLIEQSLSGNKEVLFKAGLYDPKGDYVDILLQRNQFSTSTSSVGKMEHMVMNFVENGVLGIINPPSAFLLQSNAVQALIWGLHEETHPYFTKKEHTWIARYFVPTYMEEDYFKKNNVKYVAKDLFSRESGAGQIGAKDGEGWIGKEIKKQCVYQKQVDLPSHEVKTTEGLKAVDVLYSCFLVNGKPSAVSILAKKEPGDHCDYYLPIGVEHPVEENKAE
- a CDS encoding fatty acid desaturase, which codes for MTIQQQKNLRKDMAPYEKANTKQSVQQLINTILPFMALWFLAYKSLEVSYVLTLLLAIIAGGFLVRIFIIFHDCCHYSFFKKRSHNKILGTITGVLTLFPFHQWGHDHSVHHATSGNLDKRGVGDMWILTVQEYKDASLWTKLRYRMYRNPIIMFGLGPIYVFLLKNRFNRRGAKRAERLNTYVTNVAIVGVVALMCLLVGWKAFVLVQLPIFWISGAAGIWLFYVQHQFEDSYFEENDEWEYVKAAVEGSSFYKLPKALQWLTGNIGYHHIHHLSPRVPNYHLEAAHNSSVPLQHVPTITLKTSLTSLRFRLWDEDQKTFVRFKDAKVQRQKAFTTQTKAEL
- a CDS encoding LCP family protein encodes the protein MTNERRTRRKKKKRFRRIVLPILLLLILIIGGCSVFQFYQGKSQAGDGFKSDGNLTFNGKAPNIDNINVLLLGSDSRGEKHARTDSIMIAHYNGKTNTPKVVSIMRDTYVDIPGHGKNKINAAYAFGGPELLRQTIKENFDIDIQYYAIVDFKGFEKMVDIVAPDGIEVDIPYKMSHGLGLTLYPGKQKLHGKELLGYVRFRHDRESDFGRVRRQQEVIGKLKEEAISVSSIVKLPKLLGTMDPYLDSNVPNMTLLSIGKDFITKQAGKIETLRIPVDGSYEDARYENAGSVLKIDLDKNQEAMQDFLSQKPSNQKTNKNE